A portion of the Candidatus Pristimantibacillus lignocellulolyticus genome contains these proteins:
- a CDS encoding glycosidase: MQITRHPQNPIVVPGLFEWRKATVFNPAVIIDNGKFYMIERTAGSLTPCKNYLGLLESEDGVNFTHVKDEPIVTPDMLGFPYGSVQDPRIVKIDGTFYLNYALRPCAMNYYPTGSGLPERSIPEYPDGWGEDPQHWLTRSSILRSKDLINWEYVSDTTPLEINDRDNILFPEKINNRFVLLRRPEEYVGDEYGTEKAAMWISYSDDLINWDEPKLLAKAGPEDWEQKKIGGSTPPVKTDKGWLVLYHGVDYDSVYRVGALLLDLENPEIIIARTNNYIMEPEPYYEKFGYQIPNVIFPTGNVVKDGILYIYYGVTDTAIALATVPIDELVEYILAGH; this comes from the coding sequence ATGCAAATTACAAGACATCCTCAAAATCCTATTGTAGTACCTGGGTTGTTTGAATGGCGCAAAGCAACAGTGTTTAATCCAGCAGTAATTATTGATAATGGAAAATTTTATATGATTGAAAGAACGGCAGGTTCACTAACTCCTTGTAAAAATTATTTAGGTTTGTTAGAGAGTGAAGACGGAGTCAATTTTACTCATGTGAAAGATGAACCAATTGTCACTCCTGACATGTTGGGCTTTCCATACGGAAGTGTCCAAGATCCACGTATAGTTAAAATAGATGGTACTTTTTATTTGAACTACGCATTGCGTCCATGTGCAATGAACTATTACCCTACAGGATCAGGTCTCCCAGAGCGTTCAATTCCTGAATATCCAGATGGATGGGGAGAAGATCCACAACATTGGTTAACTCGTTCTAGTATACTACGTTCAAAAGATCTCATTAATTGGGAGTATGTATCGGATACTACACCTTTAGAAATTAATGATCGGGACAATATATTATTTCCTGAAAAGATTAACAATCGATTTGTATTACTAAGACGTCCTGAAGAGTATGTTGGTGATGAATACGGAACTGAAAAAGCTGCAATGTGGATTTCATACTCTGATGATCTTATTAACTGGGATGAACCAAAGTTATTAGCTAAAGCTGGCCCAGAAGATTGGGAGCAGAAAAAAATCGGTGGTTCAACGCCACCAGTAAAAACGGATAAAGGCTGGTTAGTTCTTTATCATGGAGTTGATTACGATAGTGTTTATCGTGTTGGCGCGCTTCTTCTAGATCTGGAGAATCCAGAAATCATTATTGCAAGAACGAATAATTATATTATGGAGCCAGAGCCGTATTATGAAAAATTTGGTTATCAAATTCCGAATGTAATTTTTCCCACAGGTAATGTAGTGAAAGATGGTATATTATACATTTATTACGGTGTTACCGATACAGCGATCGCACTAGCAACTGTTCCAATAGATGAGCTAGTAGAGTATATTTTAGCGGGTCACTAA
- a CDS encoding extracellular solute-binding protein: protein MKQKKWLKFSFGTVMAMVMIFLAACGNQNASNNAGSKNGSSSSDEVITLTMMHPWTSPNVDNEVYKARIAAFEEKFPNIKIEQDGVAAAQYKTKLFTLATANNISDINVVWPGADLDPLVKGDLLLPLNDYMDNWNDVVLAESLVGYNANGNQLAIPTKRNFVDIIYYNKEYLEQVGYTEFPTTYEEFISMIKKLKEANITPISLGNKEKWPLQSSFMSIIGQRFAGTDFLAKVMAGEAKLTDPQYVKAIAVIEELTALEAFNVDANNMDSVQAQDYLIQGKAAMHMSSATVDGRIRTTNEEGDKFGIALFPSVPGGLGDPKESAGVAQFGISIKNGLDEKKQAAALEFMKFFVHEELYVDLAKAGILVPANVEMGDDISPYLKEMYELTSHGTAPVFDAVINTQAAKEIENGLQALTVGRSNPEEVAADAQALIGK from the coding sequence TTGAAACAAAAGAAATGGTTAAAATTTTCGTTTGGTACAGTAATGGCTATGGTAATGATTTTTTTAGCAGCTTGTGGTAACCAAAATGCGTCAAACAATGCAGGTAGTAAAAATGGAAGTTCTTCATCTGACGAAGTAATTACTTTAACGATGATGCATCCATGGACATCTCCAAACGTGGATAACGAAGTATATAAAGCACGGATCGCAGCTTTTGAAGAAAAATTTCCAAATATCAAAATTGAGCAAGATGGAGTAGCAGCAGCACAATACAAAACAAAGCTGTTTACACTTGCAACGGCAAACAACATCTCTGATATTAATGTGGTATGGCCTGGTGCTGATCTTGATCCTTTAGTAAAAGGTGACTTATTATTACCTCTAAATGACTACATGGATAACTGGAATGATGTAGTGCTTGCTGAATCACTAGTTGGATATAACGCGAACGGTAATCAATTAGCGATTCCAACTAAACGTAACTTTGTAGATATTATCTACTATAACAAAGAATATTTAGAGCAAGTTGGATATACTGAATTTCCAACTACGTATGAAGAGTTTATCTCTATGATTAAAAAGCTAAAAGAGGCTAATATTACTCCGATTTCATTAGGAAACAAAGAAAAATGGCCTCTTCAATCTTCATTCATGTCAATTATTGGTCAACGCTTTGCTGGGACAGATTTCTTGGCGAAAGTAATGGCTGGAGAAGCTAAGTTAACTGATCCTCAGTATGTAAAAGCAATCGCTGTAATTGAGGAGTTAACTGCTCTTGAAGCTTTCAACGTAGATGCGAACAACATGGACTCCGTTCAAGCTCAAGACTATTTGATTCAAGGAAAAGCAGCTATGCATATGTCATCTGCTACAGTTGATGGTCGTATTCGTACAACCAATGAAGAAGGTGATAAATTCGGTATCGCACTGTTTCCAAGTGTTCCAGGTGGTCTAGGTGATCCTAAAGAATCTGCGGGTGTTGCTCAATTCGGTATCTCTATTAAAAATGGTTTGGATGAGAAGAAACAAGCTGCAGCACTTGAATTCATGAAATTCTTTGTACACGAAGAATTGTATGTTGATTTGGCAAAAGCAGGTATCCTTGTTCCAGCTAACGTTGAAATGGGTGATGACATTAGTCCTTACTTGAAAGAAATGTATGAACTTACTAGTCACGGTACTGCACCAGTATTTGATGCAGTAATTAACACGCAAGCAGCAAAAGAAATTGAGAATGGTTTGCAGGCTCTTACAGTTGGTAGAAGTAACCCAGAAGAAGTTGCTGCTGATGCACAAGCATTAATAGGGAAATAA
- a CDS encoding glycosyltransferase family 2 protein: MSDLGVSIITCTNNPDFLMNIFNNYQKQIYTKKELIIIINKDSISLKEWKKKAANYPNVSVYKVAERVSLGQCLNSGISKAKYPLIAKFDNDDFYSPYYLREQVKALLRTGSSVVGKHACLVYLSASKKLVIRSPFEKNKTVDFIQGGTILFRKKILKNVRFSNLTVGEDVKFLKDCSKKGYRIYATTPTNYVYIRRKNKSTHTWQVNDNEFLHGGKPVAVTTNFRQYAVRKF; the protein is encoded by the coding sequence TTGTCAGATCTTGGAGTGTCTATTATCACATGTACTAATAATCCCGATTTTCTTATGAATATCTTTAACAATTATCAGAAGCAGATCTACACAAAAAAAGAATTGATTATCATTATTAATAAAGACAGTATTAGTTTAAAGGAATGGAAAAAAAAAGCAGCTAATTATCCCAATGTCTCCGTCTATAAAGTAGCAGAAAGAGTATCATTAGGACAATGCTTGAATAGTGGAATCAGCAAGGCCAAATATCCCCTTATCGCAAAATTTGACAATGACGATTTCTATTCACCTTACTATTTAAGGGAGCAAGTAAAAGCACTCCTACGAACAGGAAGCTCTGTCGTCGGCAAACACGCATGTTTGGTCTATCTTTCTGCAAGCAAAAAACTTGTCATTCGTTCTCCTTTTGAAAAGAATAAAACTGTCGATTTTATTCAAGGAGGCACCATATTATTTCGCAAAAAAATTCTTAAGAATGTACGATTCTCAAATCTCACAGTTGGTGAGGACGTAAAATTTTTAAAAGATTGCTCGAAGAAAGGCTATAGAATATACGCTACTACTCCAACGAATTACGTATATATTCGCCGAAAAAATAAAAGCACTCACACATGGCAAGTGAACGATAATGAATTCCTGCATGGCGGCAAGCCTGTTGCCGTTACTACGAATTTCCGTCAGTACGCCGTGCGCAAATTTTGA